One Sodalis praecaptivus DNA segment encodes these proteins:
- the phoQ gene encoding two-component system sensor histidine kinase PhoQ → MTLFPFRHKKPFSLRVRFLLAAACVVLALSLCYGMVAVIGYSVSFDKTSFRLLRGESNLFFSLAQWKDNKLSIAVPPNIDINFAALVLIYDENGHILWRQRYVPALESRLQQDWLTKTGYFELDTDTRTSSAVVGDNPSAQVRLKEFDSSDDNALTHSVAVNRYPATGRLPPLTIVVVDTIPHELQRTDLVWEWFSYVLLANLLLVVPLLWLAAHWSLRPIKDLVRQVRELEVGERERLDENPPRELDILVRNLNILLNNERQRYQKYRSTLSDLTHSLKTPLAVLQTTLRSLRTDRDTNIEMAEPIMLEQISRISQQIGYYLHRATVHSDHNVLSRELHSVPPLLDSLCSALNKVYQRKGVSLSLDISPELTFIGEKNDFMEVMGNILDNACKYCLEFVEVSARERESALHIIIEDDGPGIPESKRTLIFQRGQRADTLRPGQGLGLSVAAEILEQYDGDIVIGESALGGALVEVIFKQQGTQPEDD, encoded by the coding sequence ATGACCCTATTTCCGTTTCGCCACAAAAAACCGTTTTCCCTGCGCGTCAGATTTTTGCTGGCTGCAGCCTGCGTAGTTCTGGCGCTCTCTCTGTGCTACGGCATGGTGGCCGTCATTGGCTACAGCGTCAGCTTTGATAAAACGTCATTCCGCCTGCTGCGGGGCGAAAGCAATCTCTTTTTCAGTCTGGCGCAGTGGAAGGACAACAAGCTGTCGATAGCCGTGCCGCCGAATATCGATATCAACTTCGCCGCGCTGGTGCTGATTTATGATGAAAATGGCCATATACTCTGGCGCCAGCGTTATGTGCCGGCGCTGGAGTCGCGCCTGCAGCAGGACTGGCTGACCAAGACCGGCTATTTCGAGCTGGATACCGATACGCGCACCAGCAGCGCGGTGGTGGGCGACAACCCCAGCGCCCAGGTGCGGCTCAAAGAGTTCGACAGCAGCGACGATAATGCCCTGACCCATTCCGTGGCGGTCAACCGCTATCCGGCGACCGGCCGCCTGCCGCCGCTGACCATCGTGGTCGTCGATACCATTCCCCATGAGCTGCAGCGCACCGATCTGGTTTGGGAATGGTTCAGCTATGTTCTGCTGGCCAATCTCCTGCTGGTGGTGCCGCTGCTGTGGCTGGCGGCACACTGGAGCCTGCGCCCTATTAAAGATCTGGTCAGGCAGGTGCGCGAGCTGGAGGTCGGTGAACGGGAACGTCTGGATGAGAATCCGCCGCGCGAACTGGATATCCTGGTGCGCAATTTGAATATTTTGCTGAATAACGAACGCCAGCGCTACCAGAAGTACCGCTCCACCCTGTCTGATTTGACCCACAGTCTGAAAACGCCGCTGGCGGTGCTGCAAACCACGCTGCGTTCCCTGCGCACCGATCGCGACACCAATATTGAAATGGCGGAACCGATTATGCTGGAGCAGATCAGCCGCATTTCCCAGCAAATCGGCTATTACCTGCACCGCGCCACCGTCCACTCGGATCATAATGTCCTGAGCCGCGAGCTGCATTCCGTACCGCCGCTGCTCGATAGCCTGTGCTCGGCCCTCAACAAAGTTTATCAACGCAAAGGGGTTTCCCTGTCGCTGGATATTTCGCCGGAGTTGACGTTTATTGGCGAGAAAAACGACTTTATGGAGGTGATGGGCAATATTCTGGACAACGCCTGCAAATATTGCCTGGAATTTGTCGAGGTTAGCGCCCGCGAAAGGGAAAGCGCGCTACATATAATTATCGAAGATGACGGCCCGGGCATCCCGGAGTCCAAGCGCACCCTTATCTTCCAGCGCGGTCAGCGCGCCGATACGCTGCGTCCCGGCCAAGGTCTGGGGCTCTCGGTGGCGGCGGAAATTCTTGAGCAGTACGACGGCGATATTGTGATTGGCGAAAGCGCCCTCGGCGGGGCGCTGGTGGAGGTCATTTTCAAGCAACAGGGTACGCAGCCCGAAGACGATTAA
- a CDS encoding cupin domain-containing protein encodes MDYQLELDWNDFLQRYWQKRPVIIKRAFRDFVDPLSPDELAGLAMEAEVDSRLVSHDDGVWQVNHGPFASYDQLGDHNWSLLVQAVDHWHEPSAALMQPFRRLPDWRIDDLMISFSVPGGGVGPHLDQYDVFIIQGQGRRHWRVGDKIPLKQHCPHPDLLQVEPFEAIIDEQMEPGDMLYIPPGFPHEGYALENALNYSVGFRAPSSRELVSGFADYVLAQELGGQRYSDPAIPSRDDPAHILPAEVDALRAMMMALMQQPDQFNQWFGEFISQSRHELDLAPPEPPYQAGEIYDLLNQGESLFRVGGLRVLRVGDDSYVNGEKIVTPHRAAAAALAARYDISREQLGDALEDPSFLALLAGLINSGYWYFKN; translated from the coding sequence ATGGATTATCAACTTGAGTTGGACTGGAACGACTTTCTACAACGCTACTGGCAGAAACGCCCGGTAATCATTAAACGCGCATTTCGCGACTTCGTCGATCCGCTATCGCCTGACGAACTGGCCGGCCTGGCCATGGAAGCCGAAGTGGACAGCCGTCTGGTCAGCCATGACGATGGCGTTTGGCAGGTGAACCATGGTCCCTTTGCCAGCTACGATCAGTTGGGGGACCACAACTGGTCGCTGCTGGTACAGGCGGTCGATCACTGGCACGAACCCTCGGCGGCGCTCATGCAGCCCTTCCGTCGCTTGCCTGATTGGCGCATAGACGATCTTATGATTTCGTTTTCGGTTCCCGGCGGCGGCGTCGGCCCTCATCTCGATCAATATGATGTGTTTATTATTCAGGGCCAGGGCCGCCGGCACTGGCGCGTCGGCGATAAAATCCCGCTGAAACAGCACTGTCCCCATCCCGATTTGCTCCAGGTCGAGCCCTTTGAGGCGATTATCGACGAACAAATGGAGCCCGGCGATATGCTGTATATTCCGCCCGGCTTCCCCCATGAAGGCTATGCGCTGGAGAACGCGCTGAATTATTCCGTCGGCTTCCGGGCGCCGAGCAGCCGCGAGCTGGTCAGCGGTTTTGCCGATTATGTGCTTGCCCAGGAACTGGGTGGCCAACGCTACAGCGACCCGGCGATCCCGTCGCGCGACGATCCCGCCCATATCCTGCCGGCGGAAGTTGATGCGCTGCGCGCCATGATGATGGCGCTGATGCAGCAGCCCGATCAATTCAATCAATGGTTTGGCGAATTTATTTCCCAATCGCGCCATGAGCTGGATTTGGCTCCGCCGGAGCCGCCCTATCAGGCCGGGGAAATCTATGATTTGCTCAATCAGGGCGAAAGCCTGTTTCGCGTCGGCGGGCTGCGGGTGCTGCGGGTCGGCGATGACAGCTACGTCAACGGCGAAAAGATTGTGACGCCACACCGTGCCGCCGCCGCCGCGCTTGCCGCACGTTACGACATCAGTCGGGAACAGCTAGGCGACGCGCTGGAGGATCCCTCGTTCCTGGCGCTGCTGGCGGGCCTGATTAATAGCGGCTATTGGTATTTTAAAAACTGA
- the pepT gene encoding peptidase T: MNKLLDRFLHYVSFDTQSKPGVKHVPSTDGQWKLARALQDELAALGLADITLSDHGCLMATLPSNVSWPVPVVGFIAHMDTAPDFTGKNVNPQIVEQYRGGDIALGNGDEVLSPVMFPVLHKLIGHTLITTDGKTLLGADDKAGLAEIVTAIVRLKEQNIPHGTLRIAFTPDEEVGKGTQFFDIERFGAEWAYTLDGSDVGELEYENFNAASVTVKIVGNNVHPGTAKGVMVNALSLATRYHQMMPAAESPEATAGYEGFYHLNTMKGSVDKVEMHYIVRDFDRQRFEARKQFMITSAETLGKGLHPDCYIELTIEDSYYNMHEHVANHPHIIELARQAMVDCGVEPVIKPIRGGTDGAQLSWRGLPCPNLFTGGYNYHGKHEFASQDVMEKAVQVITRLAALTALRAKGAHAKPAPAAE; encoded by the coding sequence ATGAATAAATTACTCGATCGTTTTTTACATTACGTATCTTTTGATACCCAGTCCAAGCCCGGCGTAAAGCATGTGCCCAGTACCGACGGTCAATGGAAGCTGGCCCGCGCGCTGCAAGATGAGCTTGCCGCGCTGGGGCTTGCGGATATTACGCTTAGCGATCATGGCTGCCTGATGGCGACTTTGCCGTCCAACGTATCCTGGCCGGTGCCGGTTGTCGGCTTTATCGCGCATATGGATACCGCGCCGGATTTCACCGGTAAAAACGTCAATCCACAAATCGTGGAACAGTATCGCGGCGGCGATATTGCGCTCGGCAACGGCGATGAGGTCCTCTCGCCGGTCATGTTCCCGGTGCTGCATAAGTTGATTGGCCATACGCTTATCACCACCGATGGCAAAACGCTGCTGGGCGCCGACGACAAAGCGGGGCTGGCGGAGATCGTCACCGCGATAGTGCGGCTCAAGGAGCAGAACATTCCTCACGGCACCCTCCGCATCGCGTTTACCCCGGACGAGGAAGTGGGCAAGGGGACGCAATTTTTCGATATCGAGCGCTTCGGCGCCGAATGGGCCTACACCCTGGACGGCAGCGATGTCGGCGAGCTGGAGTATGAAAATTTCAACGCCGCCTCGGTGACGGTGAAGATCGTCGGCAATAATGTGCATCCGGGCACCGCCAAAGGGGTGATGGTAAACGCGCTGTCGCTGGCCACCCGCTATCATCAGATGATGCCCGCCGCGGAAAGCCCGGAGGCGACCGCCGGCTATGAGGGGTTCTATCACCTTAATACGATGAAAGGCAGCGTGGATAAGGTGGAAATGCACTATATCGTGCGTGATTTTGACCGCCAGCGGTTTGAAGCGCGTAAGCAGTTCATGATAACCAGCGCCGAGACGCTGGGAAAAGGGCTGCATCCGGATTGCTATATTGAGCTGACGATTGAGGACAGCTATTACAATATGCATGAACATGTCGCCAATCACCCCCATATCATCGAGCTGGCGCGGCAGGCGATGGTGGACTGCGGCGTCGAGCCGGTCATCAAGCCCATCCGCGGCGGTACCGATGGCGCCCAGCTCTCCTGGCGCGGTTTGCCCTGCCCGAATCTGTTTACCGGCGGCTATAACTACCACGGCAAACATGAATTTGCTTCGCAGGACGTGATGGAGAAAGCGGTGCAGGTGATAACTCGCCTTGCCGCGTTAACGGCACTCCGGGCCAAAGGCGCGCATGCCAAGCCCGCGCCGGCGGCGGAGTAA
- the cobB gene encoding Sir2 family NAD+-dependent deacetylase yields MRIHRRLIRFRKSKRLRQQRLRARIFHRDSLAVTKMKKPFVVVLTGAGISAESGIRTFRAEDGLWEEHRVEDVATPEGFARNPALVQAFYNARRRQLLQPEIAPNPAHLALAELEQMLGDNFLLITQNIDNLHERAGNRRIIHMHGELLKVRCSQSGQILEWRDDVTEADRCHCCQFPAVLRPHVVWFGEMPLGMDDIYHALARADYFLAIGTSGHVYPAAGFVHEARLCGARTVELNLAPSQVESQFEEKYYGPASRCVPQWTREFIDGFIAQRG; encoded by the coding sequence ATGCGTATTCATCGCCGGTTAATCCGGTTTCGCAAAAGTAAAAGATTACGGCAGCAACGCCTGCGCGCCCGTATTTTTCACCGGGACTCACTAGCGGTGACCAAAATGAAAAAACCTTTTGTTGTGGTGCTTACGGGCGCGGGTATCTCCGCGGAGTCGGGCATTCGCACTTTCCGGGCCGAAGACGGGTTATGGGAGGAGCATCGGGTGGAAGATGTCGCCACCCCCGAAGGGTTTGCCCGCAACCCCGCGCTGGTGCAGGCGTTTTATAACGCCCGCCGGCGTCAGCTGTTACAGCCGGAAATCGCGCCAAATCCCGCGCATTTGGCGCTGGCTGAACTGGAGCAGATGCTGGGCGATAATTTTCTGCTCATTACGCAAAATATCGATAATTTGCACGAACGCGCCGGTAACCGGCGTATCATCCATATGCACGGTGAATTGCTCAAAGTGCGCTGCAGCCAAAGCGGCCAGATCCTCGAGTGGCGTGACGACGTCACCGAGGCCGATCGCTGCCATTGCTGTCAGTTTCCCGCCGTGCTGCGTCCCCATGTGGTCTGGTTTGGTGAAATGCCGCTCGGGATGGACGATATCTACCATGCCCTGGCGCGCGCCGATTATTTTCTGGCAATTGGCACCTCGGGCCACGTCTACCCGGCCGCCGGCTTCGTCCACGAGGCACGCCTCTGCGGCGCCCGCACCGTCGAACTGAATCTGGCGCCGAGCCAGGTGGAAAGCCAGTTCGAGGAAAAATACTATGGTCCGGCCAGCCGCTGTGTGCCGCAGTGGACCCGCGAGTTTATCGACGGTTTCATCGCCCAGCGCGGCTGA
- the lolE gene encoding lipoprotein-releasing ABC transporter permease subunit LolE: MKMPLSLNIALRFSRGRRRGGMVSLISVISTIGIALGVAVLIIGLSAMNGFERELNNRILAVVPHGEIEPVNPPFADWPAVLKRIEQVPGILAAAPYLNFTGLVERDDKLQAIQVKGVDPALELRLSALPRYVKGDAWSHFQAGHQQIIVGKGVADTLKVKSGDWLTVMIPNSDPQMKLLQPKRIRLQVSGILALNGQLDHSFAMVPLADAQNYLQRGEDVGGIAIKVSDVFNANKLVRDAGEVTNAYVKIRSWIGTYGYMYRDIQMIRAIMYLAMVLVIGVACFNIVSTLVMAVKDKSADIAILRTLGAKDGLTRAIFIWYGLLAGLTGSVIGAVVGVLMALNLTTLVKGLERLLGHRLLSGDIYFIDFLPTELHWVDVTSVLATALLLSLLASWYPARRASRIDPARVLSGQ; this comes from the coding sequence ATGAAGATGCCGCTGTCGTTAAACATCGCGCTTCGCTTCAGCCGGGGGCGGCGGCGGGGCGGTATGGTGTCGTTGATTTCGGTCATCTCCACCATCGGCATCGCGCTCGGGGTCGCGGTGCTGATTATCGGCCTGAGCGCTATGAACGGGTTCGAGCGTGAGTTAAACAACCGTATTTTGGCGGTGGTGCCCCATGGCGAGATCGAACCGGTGAATCCGCCGTTTGCCGACTGGCCGGCGGTGTTAAAACGTATTGAACAAGTGCCGGGTATTCTTGCTGCCGCGCCCTATCTGAATTTTACCGGCCTGGTGGAGCGTGACGACAAGTTGCAGGCCATCCAGGTAAAAGGCGTCGACCCGGCGCTGGAACTGCGGCTCAGCGCGCTGCCGCGCTACGTCAAGGGTGATGCCTGGTCGCATTTTCAGGCCGGTCATCAGCAAATTATCGTTGGTAAAGGGGTGGCCGATACGCTGAAGGTCAAGTCCGGCGACTGGCTGACGGTGATGATTCCCAACAGCGATCCGCAGATGAAGCTGTTACAGCCAAAACGTATTCGCTTGCAGGTCAGCGGGATTTTGGCGCTGAATGGCCAGCTGGATCACAGCTTTGCCATGGTACCGCTGGCGGACGCCCAGAACTATTTGCAGCGCGGTGAAGACGTCGGCGGCATCGCCATTAAGGTCAGCGACGTTTTCAACGCCAATAAACTGGTGCGGGACGCGGGGGAGGTGACCAATGCGTATGTCAAAATCCGCAGTTGGATCGGCACCTACGGCTATATGTATCGCGATATTCAGATGATCCGCGCCATTATGTACCTGGCGATGGTGTTGGTAATAGGCGTCGCCTGTTTCAATATCGTTTCCACGCTGGTGATGGCGGTTAAAGATAAAAGCGCCGATATCGCGATTTTGCGCACCCTCGGGGCCAAAGACGGGCTGACCCGTGCTATTTTTATTTGGTATGGCCTACTGGCGGGCTTGACCGGTAGCGTTATCGGCGCGGTGGTCGGCGTGTTGATGGCGCTCAACCTAACGACGCTTGTGAAGGGGCTTGAGCGTCTGCTGGGCCACCGGCTGCTGTCCGGGGATATTTATTTTATCGATTTTCTGCCGACCGAGCTGCACTGGGTGGACGTCACCAGCGTGCTGGCCACGGCGCTGTTGCTCAGTCTGCTGGCGAGCTGGTATCCGGCGCGGCGCGCAAGCCGCATCGATCCGGCCCGGGTATTGAGCGGTCAATGA
- the lolD gene encoding lipoprotein-releasing ABC transporter ATP-binding protein LolD, producing MNDAPLLHCSQLSKRYQEGKLYTDVLRNVSFTLQRGEMMAIVGSSGSGKSTLLHLLGGLDEPTGGEVIFEGQPLNTLSSAARALLRNRRLGFIYQFHHLLPDFTALENVAMPLLIGGNRPAQAQETAREMLAAVGLEKRGHHRPAELSGGERQRVAIARALVNHPALVLADEPTGNLDQRNADSIFELLGELNMRQGTAFLVVTHDLQLAKRLHRQLEMRDGALQAEGALLGAGQ from the coding sequence ATGAATGATGCTCCTTTGTTACACTGTTCCCAACTCAGCAAACGTTATCAGGAAGGTAAGCTTTACACCGATGTATTGCGTAACGTGAGTTTCACGCTGCAGCGCGGCGAAATGATGGCGATTGTCGGCAGTTCCGGTTCAGGTAAAAGCACGCTGTTACATCTGCTGGGCGGGCTGGATGAGCCGACCGGCGGCGAGGTGATATTTGAAGGCCAGCCGCTGAATACGCTTTCTTCCGCCGCGCGCGCGCTGTTGCGCAACCGGCGGTTGGGCTTTATCTACCAGTTCCATCATTTACTGCCCGATTTCACCGCGCTGGAAAATGTGGCGATGCCGCTTCTGATTGGCGGCAACCGCCCGGCCCAGGCGCAAGAGACGGCGCGGGAAATGCTGGCGGCGGTAGGGCTTGAGAAACGCGGCCACCACCGCCCGGCGGAACTGTCCGGCGGCGAGCGGCAGCGGGTGGCTATCGCGCGCGCGCTGGTGAATCACCCGGCGCTGGTGCTGGCCGACGAGCCCACCGGCAATCTGGATCAGCGCAATGCGGACAGTATTTTTGAACTGTTGGGCGAGCTGAATATGCGCCAGGGCACCGCCTTTTTGGTGGTGACCCACGATCTTCAACTGGCGAAGCGCCTGCACCGGCAGCTGGAAATGCGCGATGGCGCGCTGCAGGCCGAAGGCGCGCTGCTGGGAGCCGGGCAATGA
- the lolC gene encoding lipoprotein-releasing ABC transporter permease subunit LolC: MYQPVVLYIGLRYMRGRASDRFGRFVSWLSTIGITLGVMALVTVLSVMNGFERELESNILGLMPQALLTTPEGRLDPKRIPASVPDALAGVTRVAPLTTGDVVLQSARSVAVGVMLGVNPGDPEPLSHYLLETRQDDLVAGQYRVILGDELAAALGVKRGDAVRLMVPGASQFTPMGRIPSQRLFTVAGTFAANSEVDGYQLLVNQQDASRLMRYPAGYVTGWRLWLQQPLAVESLSAQSLPDGLVWHDWRERKGELFQAVRMEKNMMGLLLSLIVAVAAFNIITSLGLLVMEKQAEVAILQTQGLTRRQVMLVFIAQGASAGVVGALLGTGLGVLLASQLNRLMPALGALLDGAALPVAIEPVQVAVIALSAMAVALLSTIYPSWRAAAVHPAEALRYE; the protein is encoded by the coding sequence ATGTATCAACCTGTCGTATTATATATTGGCCTGCGCTATATGCGTGGGCGGGCATCAGACCGCTTCGGTCGTTTTGTCTCCTGGCTCTCCACCATCGGCATCACGCTTGGCGTGATGGCGCTGGTGACGGTGTTATCGGTGATGAACGGTTTCGAGCGTGAACTGGAGAGCAATATCCTCGGATTGATGCCCCAGGCGCTGTTGACCACCCCCGAGGGGCGGCTTGATCCTAAACGTATTCCGGCCTCGGTGCCAGATGCGCTTGCGGGGGTAACGCGCGTGGCGCCGCTGACCACCGGCGATGTCGTGCTGCAAAGCGCGCGCAGCGTCGCGGTGGGCGTGATGCTCGGCGTCAATCCGGGGGATCCCGAACCGCTGTCGCATTATTTGCTGGAGACCCGACAAGATGACCTGGTGGCCGGCCAATACCGGGTGATCCTGGGCGACGAACTGGCCGCCGCGCTCGGCGTGAAGCGCGGCGATGCGGTGCGGCTGATGGTGCCCGGGGCCAGCCAATTCACTCCGATGGGCCGTATTCCCAGCCAGCGTTTATTCACCGTGGCCGGCACCTTCGCCGCCAACAGCGAAGTCGATGGCTACCAACTGCTGGTCAATCAGCAGGATGCGTCGCGCCTGATGCGCTATCCCGCCGGCTACGTTACCGGCTGGCGCTTGTGGTTGCAGCAGCCGCTGGCGGTAGAAAGCTTGAGCGCGCAGTCTTTGCCGGACGGCCTGGTGTGGCACGATTGGCGCGAACGCAAGGGGGAATTATTCCAGGCCGTGCGTATGGAAAAGAACATGATGGGCCTGCTGTTGAGCCTGATCGTCGCGGTGGCGGCGTTTAATATTATCACCTCGCTTGGACTGCTGGTGATGGAAAAACAGGCCGAGGTGGCGATATTACAGACCCAGGGTCTGACTCGCCGTCAGGTTATGCTGGTGTTTATCGCCCAGGGGGCCAGCGCCGGCGTTGTCGGCGCGTTGCTGGGCACCGGCCTCGGCGTGTTGCTGGCCAGTCAACTGAACCGTCTGATGCCGGCCCTCGGAGCGCTGCTTGACGGGGCCGCGCTGCCGGTGGCTATTGAACCGGTACAGGTGGCGGTCATCGCGCTGTCGGCCATGGCCGTAGCGCTGCTGTCCACGATTTATCCTTCCTGGCGCGCCGCCGCCGTACATCCCGCTGAGGCTTTACGATATGAATGA